CATAATTTATTTCCAGAGATAAAGGAGCGGTTTGTAGAGGACTTTGCATTTTTAGCAAAAAATAGTTCTTTTCTATTAAAACACGTTGAAGACTTTTTTAAATATTATTATTTTCATTATTTAAGCCAGTTAATACTTCGTTTTAATGATTTTGGTATTGCAAAAGCAAGAATAAAACCTATCTATTACACAATGGATTGGGAAACTATATCAGAAACCAGATTACTAAGTCATACAGTTGGTTGGAAGCAATTAAACAAATCTTCAGAATCTGTTTTTGCACATGTAAACACTATAGAATTGTTAAATTATATCTATGTTGATGAAAAACCAGTTGAAGACTATCAAAACATTATAAATATTTGCAACAGCTTTAGTCCTGATGAAAAAGAGAAATTTCAAGATTGTTTAAATGAATTAATCATTTTTTACACAGAAAATATTACTGTTTTTGATACAGGAAAAAACTGGGCAGATTGTGACCGTTTATTAGAACTTGATCTATTTTATAACAATCTTTCAGATAATATCCTTAAGGGTATTTATTCACTTTGGTTTAAAATAAAATATCAATTTGAAAACTCGTCCAGGAGTAAACCTTATGGCGACTATTCAAAGTGGTACTCCCAGTTTGGAAAAGTAAATTATACTAAGTTCAGAGGTAGATTAGGTAATACAACGGTTTTATCACAAGAACTTTTATTGTTCTTAACAAGAATATGCATCGGAAGCGAAGATAAGATCCGATTAAAAACATTGTGGGATAAATTAAAAGACAGAGGAATTGTCTTTGATGAAACGACAAAATTGGAAATTACCAAATTGTTTGAAAAAATTAATTTAATTGAGAAAAAAAGTGATAGCGGAGATGCACAATACGTCAAGTCAACTATATAAATATGTTTCGAATTTAATAATCGGATATTTTAAATCCCAGAAAATCCAACCTGGGGACCGTTTCAATCTATATCTGGAAGACAAGGAAAATATTGAATTTCTTTATGAGTCGTTGGAACATACTTCAACGGTAACTATTCAACCATTTTCATATACTCATCCTGAAGGAGGTGAAGCTTACACTACTTGTTGTCTATTAATTGGCGATACTAAAGTAATTATAGCTTCCAGTACTTTTGCGTCTGAGGATTACTTTACCATGCTTAGAAATAAAGTAGCTGACCAAAATGATCTTTTTGAAGGAACTGCTATTCTAATTTTATTTAGCGGAAAATTGGATAGTTTGCTAGGCGGCAGTAGTAGTTTAATTAAAGAAGGAATGCCTTTGCATTATTCAAGATTTAAAAATCAAATTGAATATGATATTGAAAATAGTGCTACCTTAAAAAAGTACGAGAAGCAAATTTTAAAATCTGTATTAGATAGAAAAACAAAAAGTGTTGTTGAAGATAATAACTCTATTTTTGATTATGAACAAGTCATTAATTCACTGCAAAAAGGCACAATTGATTTAAAAGATTATCGGTTTTTAGGGCTTTTCCCGCAAGAAGAATTAGGCAGTAAACATGGAGACCTTTCAAAAGATTTGACTAGTAACTTTAGTCTTTATGAAAAATTTGAAAATATTTTTTTAAACGGTAATCCTGCTTCAGATTTAGAACAAGATTTACCGAGTACCGCGCTTACCAGAATTATAAAAGAGGACTGGCATGACTTTGATTATTCGGAAATAGTTAAATGGATGGATAAGGAGAAAGAGAAAGCGCCACCTGTATTTCAAAATATTGAAGGGGACAATTTACTTCAAACCATATGGTACAATACCGATGGTGATTCAGCATCTAAAAAGAGGAATGTAAACATTATTGTGTTTAATCCTCCATTGGAACTTCCATTCAAAATAAATGTAAAATATGATCAATTTATAAAAAAAGAAGGCCTTAGCATTAAGCTAGGTTCAAAAAACATTAGTGCAACTAATAGCGGATTTAGTGTCGTTTTAGAGTTTAAAGAATTTGATGCTCAGAACTTATTTACTTTGATTGAGTACAAAGATTCTGAAACAGATAAAAAATATGTAATTAAGATATTGCACCTACCATTTAAGCCAGATATTATTTCGCAATTTGAAGGAAACTTTCAGTTAAACATACAAAAATCGAACTCTTACCTCCAAATAAAGGAAAGTTCATCATTAGTTTTTAATCCTGATGGTGAAATACCTATTACAGAACTTTTAAGTTTGAACAAAACTTTTCAAATAAAAGAAGATAATAAATTAATAATAAACAACGATTATTCACTGGCTCAAGAAGATCTAATTCATTTTAAAATAGAATTATTTGACGTTATAATACCTATTGCTTTCAAGACAGATTTTGAGGCACCAAAACCAATTTCTGGACTTGATGTATGGAAAGAAAAAAGAGTTAATTGCCTTGATTTTAAGTACAAAAAAGAAGGGAATATAATTAAGTTGCTGTTTAAAAATAATGAAAAAACAGTTAGTGGTGAATTTAGAAATAATTTGATTCAGGAAGAACAGATTATAAATTCTGAAGGATATTCCTGGCTCTTAGGAAATGAAAATAGCATTTCAATTAATGACTTGGAGTTAAGTGATGACATGAAATTAGCTTTTAATAAACTCAAAGCTTATTACAAAACTAAAGAAACCCAGCCTAGTTTAGTATACCTGAATGAGGAACTGAAGCAAATTGCATTAGAATATGTTAGCTGCTTCATAATGCAGTTGGAACAGTTAGAGGAAAACAAGCCGTTAACCTATAAACAAAAAAATCTTTTATGGTTAGGGGTGGTTAAGGTGGAAAAACCGGTCAATTTGACCACCTAATTCCGGAGTAAATTGACCACCCGTTCCGGAGCAAACTGACCACCTAATTCCGGAGCAAATTGACCACCAAGTTTTGTGGTGAATTAAGTATTAAAAACTATTGATTTTTTCATGTTGTTAGAACCATACATTCGTTAAAAATTTACGGATTATGGCAAACAAAATAACAGACATGAGTAAAATTAGAAAAGTAATTAAATTCTATTGTAATGGAAAGAGTAAGTTATTTATAAGTAGCTACTTATCCCTTTCAAGAAATACGGTAAAGAAATATATTTCTTTATTTGAAGTTCTCGAATTAAGCTTTGAATTAATCGACCAAAAAACCGATGCAGAGCTGGAACTTTTATTCTCCCAGACTAGTGTAGAGGCCATTAGCCCGAGATTACAGACACTTTATGATTTTTTTCCTAAAATGGAACGTGAACTAAAAAAAGTTGGCGTTACCGTACAGCATATGTGGGAACAATATATTGCTGTAAATCCTGATGGTTATCGAACTTCACAATTTCATTATCATTACAATATATGGGGCAAACGAGTTAATCCGGTCATGCATATGAACCATAAGGCTGGTGATAAAATGTATGTTGATTATGCCGGAAAGACACTCTCAATTATTGATATAGATACTGGAGAAGTCAAAGAAGTACAATTTTTTGTAGCAATATTGGGCGCTAGCCAATACACGTATGCTGAAGCTTCCATGAGCCAGCAAAAGGAAAACTTTGTTGACTCGGTAGAAAATGCCATGCGCTTTTTTGAAGGCACTCCTGCCGCCATTGTTCCAGATAATTTAAAATCTGCCGTAATAAAAAGCAGTCGTTTTGAACCGACAATCAATGAAACCCTGGCTGATTTAGCAGAACATTACGAAACCACAATTTTACCTGCCAGAGCTTACAGGCCCAGAGACAAGTCACTAGTTGAAGGAGCTGTTAAGATATTATATCGAAGGATTTATGTAACCATAAAAGAAACTAAGTTCTTTTCTCTGGAAGAATTAAACCAGCAGATCTGGGATTTACTTGACTCTCACAATAACAGAAAACTGACAGGACGCCCTTATTCCCGCTTTGAATTATTTTTAGAAGACGAGAAAGAAAAACTGCGTCCACTCCCACAAGATCGTTTTGAAATTAAATACCAGTCTTTTGCAACAGTAATGCAAAACGGTCATGTTCAATTAAGCCAGGACAAAAACTATTACAGCGTTCCGTATCAATATGTAAAGAAGAAAGCCAAGCTGTTATATACCAAATCAACAGTAGAGATTTATTATAAATACAATCGAATAGCTGTACATCCAAGAAACTACAAACCTTATGTCTATACAACAACTCCTGAGCATTTAGCCAGTACACATCAATTTGTAGCCCAATGGAGTGCTGCCCGCTTCATTGAATGGGCTAATAATATTGATGAGTCAGTAGGAGAATATATAATGCAGATAATCGAAAGCAGAAATCATCCAGAACAGGCTTATAAAAGCTGTTTAGGAATACTGAATTTTGAAAAAAAGGTAGGCAGACAGCGATTAATAAATGCCTGCAGGCGGGCACTTGATTTTAAAATTTACAATTTTAAGACCATACAAAACATTTTAGAAAACAACTTGGATCATATTGATTTTGATCAAGAACCTGAGCAGGAACTTCCCGATCACAGTAACATAAGAGGAAAACACTATTATAACTAAATTAAATCTTGAAAAAATGAATGAATCCACAGTAACCAAAATGAAACAAATGAAGCTTTATGGCATGTTTAATGCTTTTAAAACAGCCATTGAAAGCGGGAAAACAGATCATTATACCCTTGACCAGTTTGTATCGATGATTATTGATGCAGAATGGGATGAAAGGTACAATCGTCGTATTGAACGAAGTATCACTAATGCCAAATTCCATTACAAATCAAATATTGAAAGTATCAATTTTGATGTATCACGTAACCTGGACCGAAACATGGTACTGCGTCTGGCAGAATGCGAATTTATAGAGAAAAACGAAAACATTTTAATCACTGGAAGCACCGGTGTCGGTAAAAGTTATTTAGGTACTGCATTAGGTTATCAAGCCTGTATACAGGGTTTTAAGGTAAGTTATTTTAATACCTCAAAATTGTTCGCTAGACTAAAAATGGCTAAAGCAGATGGTACTTATCTACGGGAACTTACCAAAATACAAAGACAGGATGTTATAATACTTGATGATTTTGGACTCCAGGCACTTGACAGCCATAACCGAATTACTCTTTTAGAGATCATAGAGGACAGGCATAATAACGGCTCTATAATCGTGACATCACAAATACCAGTTCAAGGCTGGTATGATATAATTGGAGAAAAAACGATAGCCGATGCAATATTAGACAGACTTATACACCAATCTCATAGGCTTGAATTACATGGAGAATCCATGAGAAAGAAAAGAGGAATAAACAAAGAGTGATATTTTATTATATTTGAATACTAATTAAC
The Flavobacterium kingsejongi genome window above contains:
- the dptG gene encoding DNA phosphorothioation-dependent restriction protein DptG, giving the protein MMQIELNKSGSNSLEKRYFKNKTFSHVTGNQIRLLPFKTNPSGDTFTEDFKSFQGIIGELFRILNNKSQVELKQTDSSFKIELKEIIVKKAISKVETQNIEELKNMLSKIFFDEENGLIKFNIKTLSYMNFINSNNAIKEVSKFIFDIFLNDNFDPNSLDQDTNHENILHQLILQCLPELSVLTSKSKGLTYHNLFPEIKERFVEDFAFLAKNSSFLLKHVEDFFKYYYFHYLSQLILRFNDFGIAKARIKPIYYTMDWETISETRLLSHTVGWKQLNKSSESVFAHVNTIELLNYIYVDEKPVEDYQNIINICNSFSPDEKEKFQDCLNELIIFYTENITVFDTGKNWADCDRLLELDLFYNNLSDNILKGIYSLWFKIKYQFENSSRSKPYGDYSKWYSQFGKVNYTKFRGRLGNTTVLSQELLLFLTRICIGSEDKIRLKTLWDKLKDRGIVFDETTKLEITKLFEKINLIEKKSDSGDAQYVKSTI
- the istA gene encoding IS21 family transposase, translated to MANKITDMSKIRKVIKFYCNGKSKLFISSYLSLSRNTVKKYISLFEVLELSFELIDQKTDAELELLFSQTSVEAISPRLQTLYDFFPKMERELKKVGVTVQHMWEQYIAVNPDGYRTSQFHYHYNIWGKRVNPVMHMNHKAGDKMYVDYAGKTLSIIDIDTGEVKEVQFFVAILGASQYTYAEASMSQQKENFVDSVENAMRFFEGTPAAIVPDNLKSAVIKSSRFEPTINETLADLAEHYETTILPARAYRPRDKSLVEGAVKILYRRIYVTIKETKFFSLEELNQQIWDLLDSHNNRKLTGRPYSRFELFLEDEKEKLRPLPQDRFEIKYQSFATVMQNGHVQLSQDKNYYSVPYQYVKKKAKLLYTKSTVEIYYKYNRIAVHPRNYKPYVYTTTPEHLASTHQFVAQWSAARFIEWANNIDESVGEYIMQIIESRNHPEQAYKSCLGILNFEKKVGRQRLINACRRALDFKIYNFKTIQNILENNLDHIDFDQEPEQELPDHSNIRGKHYYN
- the istB gene encoding IS21-like element helper ATPase IstB, with translation MNESTVTKMKQMKLYGMFNAFKTAIESGKTDHYTLDQFVSMIIDAEWDERYNRRIERSITNAKFHYKSNIESINFDVSRNLDRNMVLRLAECEFIEKNENILITGSTGVGKSYLGTALGYQACIQGFKVSYFNTSKLFARLKMAKADGTYLRELTKIQRQDVIILDDFGLQALDSHNRITLLEIIEDRHNNGSIIVTSQIPVQGWYDIIGEKTIADAILDRLIHQSHRLELHGESMRKKRGINKE